From the Cryptomeria japonica chromosome 2, Sugi_1.0, whole genome shotgun sequence genome, one window contains:
- the LOC131055249 gene encoding phosphate transporter PHO1 homolog 1, with protein MVKFSKQFEAQLVPEWKEAFVNYWQLKKEVKKIQKNLMKQRAMDADHPASPHDTRLAFFSHFTTLVKRKTRQCLRGDSEPGIIRVSYKTSGSAREDVYETEVLNVGQGPSEETDAAAQAFFNTLDAQLNKVNQFYKSKEKDFLERGESLKQQMIYLTELKAALRQRAKNGDVEGGSNSRHSNNSVDSNDSVHECEEDGQVDEEEEAAGDQELQVVAAFEKNGVTFVESPQRRSTKAEKSKEKLKKLKSNKYGKSRSFNLQGRNMRMEIPATTPSRTISALNHLIWEDLLSQPKKSGAPSTAIEASAEENNTVSKKNIHHAEKMIRKAFVELYRGLGFLKTYRSLNMLAFVKILKKFDKVTGQQVLPIYLNVVERSYFNSSDKVIKLSDEIEELFVQQFADDNRRKAMKYLRPKQPKESHTVTFLIGLFTGCFLALFVGYIIMAHIAGTYTDRTDPTYMEIVYPVFSLLTLLNLHIFLYGCNIFMWRRHRINHVFIFEFKRNRELKYQDVFLFCTTFMTIVVGTMVAHLALRAKGFSPVDVDTIPGFLLLASIAVLVCPLNMIYRPTRYAFLRAMRNIILSPLYKVVMVDFFMADQLTSQVPLLRQLEYVICYYGTGSFRSENYSTCTNNKHYRDLVYVVSFLPYYWRAMQCARRWFDEGDLNHIANLGKYVSAMVAAGARLTYEKQQNMWWLSLVVITSTIATVYQLYWDFVKDWGLLSPRSKNPWLRDELILKHKFIYFISMVLNLLLRLAWLQTIMHSSFESVDYRVTGFFLASLEVIRRGHWNFYRLENEHLTNVGKFRATKIVPLPFHEVDED; from the exons ATGGTGAAGTTTTCCAAGCAGTTCGAGGCACAGTTGGTGCCAGAATGGAAAGAGGCTTTTGTTAATTATTGGCAGTTGAAGAAGGAGGTGAAGAAAATTCAGAAGAATTTGATGAAGCAGAGGGCCATGGATGCCGATCATCCAGCCAGCCCCCATGACACACGACTTGCATTCTTTTCCCACTTCACAACTCTAGTTAAGAGAAAAACCCGCCAATGTTTGCGTGGAGACTCTGAACCAGGCATCATTCGG GTGAGCTATAAAACGTCTGGATCTGCAAGAGAAGATGTATACGAGACAGAGGTGCTCAACGTTGGGCAGGGCCCCTCTGAGGAGACCGATGCTGCTGCGCAGGCCTTCTTTAACACCCTTGATGCCCAGTTGAACAAAGTTAATCAGTTCTATAAATCCAAGGAAAAAGACTTTCTTGAAAGAGGAGAGTCATTGAAGCAACAGATGATATATTTGACGGAACTGAAAGCTGCCCTCAGGCAGAGGGCCAAGAATGGTGATGTTGAAGGCGGGAGTAATTCCAGGCATTCTAATAATTCCGTGGACTCTAATG ATAGCGTTCATGAGTGTGAAGAAGATGGGCAGGTTGATGAGGAAGAAGAGGCGGCGGGTGATCAAGAGTTACAGGTGGTTGCAGCTTTTGAGAAGAACGGCGTGACATTTGTGGAATCGCCACAGCGAAGATCAACAAAAGCTGAAAAAAGCAAGGAGAAGCTGAAAAAACTGAAGTCCAACAAGTATGGAAAATCGAGGAGTTTTAATCTGCAGGGGCGCAACATGAGAATGGAGATTCCAGCCACTACGCCATCAAGGACCATTTCTGCCCTAAATCACCTCATTTGGGAGGATCTTCTCAGCCAACCCAAGAAATCAGGTGCTCCTTCTACTGCAATAGAAGCATCAGCAGAGGAAAATAACACCGTGAGCAAGAAGAACATCCACCATGCAGAAAAAATGATCCGTAAAGCTTTCGTAGAGCTATATCGTGGGCTAGGTTTCCTCAAGACTTACAG ATCGTTAAACATGCTTGCCTTCgtcaagatcttgaagaaatttgataag GTGACAGGCCAACAAGTTTTGCCTATATACTTGAATGTGGTTGAGAGGTCCTACTTCAACAGCTCTGACAAG GTTATTAAACTTTCGGATGAGATTGAAGAACTATTTGttcaacaatttgcagatgacaaCCGGAGAAAGGCTATGAAATATCTCAGACCAAAGCAACCTAAAGAATCTCACACAGTCACATTTTTGATAG GGCTTTTCACAGGATGCTTCTTAGCTTTGTTTGTGGGATACATTATCATGGCTCACATAGCTGGCACCTACACAGACAGGACTGACCCAACATACATGGAAATAGTTTACCCTGTTTTTAG CTTGTTGACTTTATTAAACTTGCATATATTCCTGTACGGTTGCAATATCTTCATGTGGAGACGCCATCGAATAAACCATGTATTCATCTTTGAATTTAAGCGTAATAGAGAGCTCAAGTATCAAGATGTATTCTTGTTCTGCACCACTTTTATGACCATTGTGGTGGGCACAATGGTTGCCCATCTGGCATTGAGAGCCAAAGGGTTCTCACCAGTTGATGTAGATACAATCCCTGGCTTCCTCCTCCTA GCCTCCATTGCAGTCTTAGTATGCCCACTTAATATGATTTATAGGCCAACAAGATATGCCTTTCTTCGTGCCATGAGAAATATTATTTTGTCACCATTATACAAG GTGGTGATGGTGGACTTTTTCATGGCTGATCAACTAACCAGCCAG GTGCCACTATTAAGGCAATTGGAATATGTAATATGCTATTATGGAACTGGAAGTTTCAGGAGTGAGAACTATAGTACTTGCACTAACAATAAACATTACAGAGACCTAGTGTATGTTGTATCCTTTCTTCCATACTATTGGAGAGCCATGCAG TGTGCAAGGAGATGGTTTGACGAAGGAGATTTGAATCACATCGCCAATTTGGGAAAGTATGTATCTGCTATGGTAGCTGCCGGGGCAAGGTTGAcatatgaaaaacaacaaaacatgTGGTGGCTTTCACTGGTTGTCATCACATCAACAATTGCAACTGTCTATCAACTATATTGGGACTTTGTTAAGGACTGGGGACTTCTTTCCCCTCGTTCAAAAAATCCCTGGCTCAGAGATGAACTTATCCTAAAGCATAAGTTCATTTACTTCATATCTATG GTTTTGAACTTACTACTGAGACTGGCATGGTTACAAACAATAATGCACTCTAGCTTTGAGAGTGTTGATTACAGGGTGACAGGTTTCTTTTTGGCGTCTCTTGAAGTCATTCGAAGGGGACACTGGAATTTTTATAG GTTGGAGAATGAACATTTAACCAATGTGGGCAAGTTCAGAGCTACAAAAATCGTGCCACTGCCTTTTCATGAGGTG